From Ignavibacterium sp.:
GAATAATTATCTTAATATAAGATTTAATATTGGAGTAATATTTTATGATTCTTGACGAAAACAGTAAAAGACCTGAAATAGAATATCCCTGCAATTGGGATTATAAAATAATCGGGACTGATGTGGGTGAAATGGTAAAAGTAATTGAGGAAGCTGTTGGAGATTTAACTTACGAAATAACTCCTTCAAATATCAGCAAGAAAGGAAATTATTTTAGTTTA
This genomic window contains:
- a CDS encoding DUF493 domain-containing protein; protein product: MILDENSKRPEIEYPCNWDYKIIGTDVGEMVKVIEEAVGDLTYEITPSNISKKGNYFSLNLTVFVPSEIVRDIIFQKVSASAFVKIVL